A single region of the Gopherus evgoodei ecotype Sinaloan lineage chromosome 3, rGopEvg1_v1.p, whole genome shotgun sequence genome encodes:
- the KCNF1 gene encoding potassium voltage-gated channel subfamily F member 1, which yields MASESRFPDVDSNGSEKNEDIEIIVNVGGVRQVLYGENLNRYPATRLAQLINCLSGGYDTIFSLCDDYDPGKREFYFDRDPDAFRCIIDIYYFGEIHMKKGICPICFKNEMEFWKVDLKFLDDCCKTHLSEKKEELEEIARRVQLILDDLGMDASENRWKRCQKYIWKLMEKPESSYSARVIAVLSFLFILISSVVMCLGTIPELQILDSEGNHVEHPTLDNIETACIGWFTLEYVLRLISSPNKLFFVISFMNIIDVFAILPFYVSLILTHLGARMMELTNVQQAVQALRIMRIARIFKLARHSTGLQTLTYALKRSLKELGLLLMYLAVGIFVFSALGYTMEQSHPETLFKSIPQSFWWAIITMTTVGYGDIYPKTTLGKLNAATSFLCGVIAIALPIHPIINNFVRYYNKQRVLETAAKHELELMELYSGEGKVGGSKNELEDLMGEGKEHPSWSRQLKVSHSDTFIHLLSDEKHYRTRLQSCK from the coding sequence ATGGCAAGTGAATCTAGATTTCCAGATGTGGACAGTAAtggatcagaaaaaaatgaagatatAGAGATTATAGTCAATGTTGGTGGGGTGAGGCAGGTACTATATGGAGAAAATCTGAACCGATATCCAGCAACAAGATTAGCACAGTTGATCAACTGTTTATCAGGGGGATATGATACTATTTTCTCTCTTTGTGATGACTATGATCCTGGGAAAAGAGAATTTTATTTTGACAGAGATCCAGATGCTTTCAGATGCATTATTGATATATATTACTTTGGAGAAATTCACATGAAGAAAGGAATATGCCCTATATGTTTCAAGAATGAAATGGAATTTTGGAAAGTAGACCTGAAATTCTTGGATGACTGCTGCAAAACTCATCTGAGCGAAAAAAAGGAGGAACTGGAAGAAATAGCCCGAAGGGTGCAATTGATTCTGGATGATTTGGGAATGGATGCCTCTGAAAATCGCTGGAAGAGATGCCAGAAATATATTTGGAAATTAATGGAGAAACCAGAATCATCCTATTCAGCTAGAGTCATTGCAGTGTTGTCCTTCCTATTTATTTTAATCTCATCTGTAGTAATGTGCCTGGGGACCATCCCAGAGCTCCAGATACTAGACTCTGAGGGAAATCATGTGGAACACCCAACACTGGACAACATTGAGACAGCGTGTATAGGCTGGTTTACCTTGGAGTATGTGCTTAGACTTATTTCTTCTCCTAATAAACTGTTCTTTGTGATTTCTTTCATGAACATCATTGATGTTTTTGCAATACTTCCCTTCTATGTCAGCTTGATCTTGACCCACTTGGGTGCCAGAATGATGGAGTTAACCAATGTTCAGCAGGCTGTTCAAGCACTTCGGATCATGAGGATTGCTAGAATTTTCAAACTCGCACGCCACTCCACAGGGCTACAGACTTTAACCTATGCTCTTAAAAGAAGCCTTAAGGAGCTAGGACTGCTTCTTATGTACTTGGCTGTTGGAATCTTTGTCTTTTCTGCCCTTGGTTATACCATGGAGCAAAGTCACCCTGAAACCTTATTTAAAAGCATCCCTCAGTCATTTTGGTGGGCAATTATAACCATGACCACAGTTGGATACGGGGACATATATCCTAAGACAACACTGGGGAAACTGAATGCTGCCACCAGTTTCCTTTGTGGGGTGATAGCTATAGCACTTCCTATCCACCCCATCATAAACAACTTTGTCAGATACTATAATAAGCAGAGAGTTTTAGAAACAGCTGCCAAGCATGAACTGGAGCTGATGGAGCTATACTCAGGTGAGGGGAAAGTTGGAGGCTCCAAGAATGAACTAGAGGATCTTATGGGGGAAGGCAAGGAGCATCCTTCATGGAGCAGACAGCTAAAAGTTTCCCACAGTGACACCTTCATTCATCTCctatcagatgagaaacattacAGGACCAGGCTTCAAAGCTGCAAATAA